In Pectobacterium aroidearum, the following are encoded in one genomic region:
- the ygbI gene encoding DNA-binding transcriptional repressor YgbI encodes MIPVERHQQILALIAERGVVSINELTERLGVSHMTVRRDVQKLEQDGLLLSVSGGVRSPERLAIEPSHQDKSVMFSQQKAAMGKLAAQHIPLNSCIYLDAGTTTLSLARELAERDDLLIVTNDFAIAAFLIESSQCRMIHTGGTLCRENRSCIGEAVAQALRNLFIDIAFISASSWSLRGLSTPNEDKVVVKRAAVEASSKCVLLCDTSKYGRIATHLATPLSVFDSIITDDGLPVAAKEALSKMGVEVLVAG; translated from the coding sequence GTGATTCCAGTAGAACGTCATCAACAGATTCTGGCGCTGATCGCCGAACGCGGCGTGGTAAGCATCAATGAATTGACCGAGCGACTGGGCGTGTCGCACATGACGGTACGGCGCGATGTGCAAAAGCTGGAGCAGGACGGCCTGCTGCTGAGTGTCTCCGGCGGCGTGCGCTCGCCCGAACGTCTGGCGATTGAACCGTCGCATCAGGATAAATCCGTGATGTTCAGCCAGCAGAAAGCGGCGATGGGTAAACTGGCGGCGCAGCACATTCCGTTGAATAGCTGCATTTATCTGGATGCAGGCACCACGACGTTATCGCTGGCGCGCGAGTTGGCGGAACGCGACGATCTCCTGATTGTCACCAACGATTTTGCGATTGCCGCTTTTCTGATTGAGTCCAGCCAGTGCCGCATGATCCACACCGGCGGCACGCTGTGTCGGGAAAACCGATCCTGCATTGGGGAAGCCGTGGCGCAGGCGCTGCGCAACCTGTTTATCGACATCGCCTTTATCTCCGCGTCTTCCTGGAGCCTGCGCGGGCTGTCCACGCCGAACGAAGACAAAGTGGTTGTGAAACGCGCGGCGGTAGAAGCCAGCAGCAAGTGCGTACTGCTGTGTGACACCTCGAAATACGGCCGCATCGCCACCCACCTCGCCACGCCGCTCAGCGTATTCGACAGCATCATCACCGACGACGGCCTACCTGTCGCCGCCAAAGAAGCCTTGAGCAAAATGGGGGTGGAGGTGCTGGTGGCGGGGTGA
- the feoA gene encoding ferrous iron transporter A, producing the protein MQLFPDSTWKITGFSREISPAYRQKLLSLGMLPGSSFNVIRVAPLGDPLHIETRRVNLVLRKKDLALLELEAVSR; encoded by the coding sequence ATGCAATTATTCCCTGATAGTACGTGGAAAATTACCGGATTTTCTCGTGAGATCAGTCCGGCTTATCGTCAGAAACTGCTTTCACTCGGTATGTTGCCTGGCTCATCTTTTAATGTAATCCGCGTTGCACCATTGGGCGATCCCCTCCATATCGAAACTCGTCGAGTCAATCTGGTTTTACGCAAGAAAGATCTGGCGCTATTAGAGCTGGAAGCCGTTTCACGCTAA
- the feoB gene encoding Fe(2+) transporter permease subunit FeoB: MKKMTVGLIGNPNSGKTTLFNQLTGSRQRVGNWAGVTVERKEGFFTTADSQVTLVDLPGTYSLTTISSQTSLDEQIACHYILSGDADLLINVVDASNLERNLYLSLQLLELGVPCIVALNMLDIAEKQKIHIDIDALSARLGCPVIPLVSTRARGIEALKMAIDRHHENESVVRVHYAQSLLREADVLAQAMAAGMPLHQRRWLGLQMLEGDIYSRAYAGEAAEQLEHSLANLQKEMDDPALHIVDARYQTIAAICESVSNTLTAEPSRFTAAVDRIVLNRVLGLPIFLFVMYLMFLLAINIGGALQPIFDAGSVALFIHGIQWLGYTLHFPDWLTIFLAQGLGGGINTVMPLVPQIGMMYLFLSFLEDSGYMARAAFVMDRLMQSLGLPGKSFVPLIVGFGCNVPSVMGARTLDAPRERLMTIMMAPFMSCGARLAIFAVFSAAFFGQQGALVVFSLYVLGIVMAILTGLMLKHTIMRGEATPFVMELPVYHAPHVKSLILQTWQRLKGFVLRAGKVIIVVSIFLSGLNSFSLNGQVVDNINDSALASVSHVFTPLLEPIGIQPNHWQATVGLFTGAMAKEVVVGTLNTLYTAESIKKETFDPASFSLTDELVGAVEETGKNLKSTFSLSVLANPIEASKGDGEMEMGAMGIMSQKFGSPAAAYSYLIFVLLYIPCISVMGAMARESSRGWMGFSILWGLNTAYSLATIFYQLATFTQHPVYSLTCILAVILFNVLVIGGLRRARSRVDVNLLSARKTVEQCCGNRTAGDCH; this comes from the coding sequence ATGAAGAAAATGACCGTTGGTTTGATTGGCAACCCTAATTCTGGAAAAACGACATTATTCAACCAGTTAACGGGTTCTCGTCAGCGAGTGGGGAACTGGGCTGGGGTAACGGTTGAACGCAAGGAAGGTTTTTTCACCACAGCGGATAGCCAGGTGACGCTGGTGGATTTGCCCGGCACCTACTCATTAACTACCATCTCATCGCAAACGTCGTTGGATGAGCAGATTGCCTGCCATTACATCCTCAGTGGTGACGCGGATTTGCTTATTAACGTGGTGGATGCGTCTAATCTGGAACGCAATCTGTATCTTTCGTTGCAGCTACTGGAACTGGGTGTTCCTTGTATCGTTGCATTGAATATGCTGGATATCGCGGAAAAACAGAAGATACATATTGATATTGATGCGCTTTCTGCACGTCTGGGTTGCCCGGTGATCCCTCTGGTTTCCACGCGCGCACGCGGTATCGAGGCGCTGAAAATGGCGATTGATCGCCATCATGAAAACGAGAGTGTGGTGCGGGTGCATTATGCTCAATCGTTGCTCCGCGAAGCCGATGTGTTGGCACAGGCAATGGCGGCGGGCATGCCGTTACATCAACGTCGCTGGCTCGGCCTGCAAATGCTGGAAGGTGATATATATAGCCGCGCCTATGCCGGTGAGGCCGCCGAACAGTTGGAACACTCACTGGCAAACCTGCAAAAAGAGATGGACGATCCCGCCTTGCACATCGTGGATGCGCGTTATCAGACGATCGCCGCCATTTGCGAATCGGTCAGTAACACCCTGACGGCAGAGCCCAGCCGTTTCACGGCGGCGGTGGATCGCATCGTCCTTAACCGTGTGCTGGGGCTGCCAATCTTCCTGTTCGTCATGTACCTGATGTTCCTGCTTGCTATTAACATTGGTGGGGCACTGCAACCCATTTTCGATGCAGGCTCGGTTGCACTCTTTATTCACGGTATTCAGTGGCTTGGATATACGCTGCATTTCCCGGACTGGCTGACTATCTTCCTTGCTCAGGGGTTAGGTGGCGGGATTAACACCGTGATGCCATTGGTGCCGCAAATCGGCATGATGTATCTGTTTCTGTCATTTCTGGAAGACTCCGGCTACATGGCGCGTGCCGCGTTCGTTATGGATCGCCTGATGCAGTCGCTCGGGCTACCGGGAAAATCGTTCGTGCCACTGATTGTCGGCTTTGGCTGTAACGTGCCGTCGGTCATGGGGGCTCGTACTCTGGATGCGCCACGTGAACGTCTGATGACCATCATGATGGCTCCGTTTATGTCCTGTGGCGCACGGTTGGCGATCTTCGCCGTATTTTCTGCCGCCTTCTTCGGGCAGCAGGGGGCACTGGTCGTATTCTCGCTCTATGTGCTGGGGATTGTGATGGCAATCCTGACCGGTCTCATGCTGAAGCACACTATTATGCGTGGTGAAGCAACGCCGTTCGTGATGGAGCTGCCGGTATACCACGCACCACATGTGAAGAGCCTGATACTCCAGACGTGGCAGCGCCTAAAAGGGTTTGTGCTACGCGCTGGTAAGGTCATTATCGTCGTTAGCATCTTTCTGAGCGGACTAAACAGCTTCTCGCTGAACGGACAGGTAGTTGATAACATCAATGACTCTGCGTTGGCTTCCGTGAGCCATGTCTTCACACCCCTGTTGGAACCTATCGGCATTCAGCCGAACCATTGGCAGGCAACCGTGGGGCTCTTTACAGGCGCGATGGCTAAAGAGGTTGTAGTCGGTACGTTAAATACGCTTTACACCGCTGAAAGCATCAAGAAAGAGACATTCGACCCAGCCAGTTTTAGCCTGACGGATGAGCTGGTCGGCGCTGTGGAAGAGACAGGGAAAAACCTGAAGAGTACCTTTAGTTTAAGCGTACTTGCCAACCCTATTGAAGCCAGTAAGGGCGATGGGGAAATGGAAATGGGAGCGATGGGGATAATGAGCCAGAAATTTGGCAGTCCAGCCGCCGCTTACAGCTATCTGATATTTGTGTTGCTCTATATCCCCTGTATTTCGGTCATGGGAGCAATGGCTCGCGAATCGAGCCGTGGTTGGATGGGCTTCTCAATCCTTTGGGGGCTGAACACTGCCTATTCACTGGCGACGATATTCTATCAGCTTGCCACGTTTACTCAGCATCCGGTTTACAGCCTGACGTGTATCCTTGCCGTCATTCTGTTTAATGTGTTGGTTATCGGTGGGCTACGTCGTGCGCGCAGCCGCGTTGATGTTAACCTGCTGTCCGCACGTAAAACCGTTGAACAATGCTGTGGAAACAGAACAGCGGGCGACTGCCACTAA
- the feoC gene encoding [Fe-S]-dependent transcriptional repressor FeoC gives MASLIQVRDLLALQGRMDSRQISAALYTSQHLIDAMLHRLEMMGKAVRVQEEKEGCLSGTCKHCPEGEACMREWWRLS, from the coding sequence ATGGCATCACTGATTCAGGTTCGCGATTTGTTGGCATTGCAGGGGCGTATGGATTCGCGCCAAATCAGTGCCGCGCTATATACGTCCCAACATCTGATCGACGCTATGCTCCACCGTCTGGAGATGATGGGGAAAGCCGTGCGTGTTCAAGAAGAAAAAGAAGGCTGTCTATCGGGGACGTGCAAGCATTGCCCAGAAGGTGAGGCTTGCATGCGCGAATGGTGGAGGCTTTCTTAA
- the ugpB gene encoding sn-glycerol-3-phosphate ABC transporter substrate-binding protein UgpB, with the protein MFNNTIRKTHAIRTAAACVALALMSASAQAATEIPFWHSMEGELGKEVNSLADRFNKTHSDVKIVPVYKGNYEQNLAAGIAAYRAGNAPAILQVYEVGTATMMASKAIKPVYEVFKESGIDFDESVFVPTVSGYYTDAKSGHLLSQPFNSSTPVLYYNKDAFKKAGLDPEQPPKTWQQMADYTAKLRAAGMKCGYASGWQGWIQIENFSAWHGLPVASKNNGFDGTDAVLEFNKPTQVKHIQLLQDMNKKGDFTYFGRKDEPTEKFYNGDCAITTASSGSLANIREHAKFNYGVGMMPYDADAKGAPQNAIIGGASLWVMGGKDAATYKGVAEFMKFLAEPENAAEWHQKTGYLPITTAAYELTQKQGFYEKNPGADIATRQMLNKPPLPFTKGLRLGNMPQIRTVVDEELESVWTGKKTPQQALDSAVERGNALLRRFEQSTK; encoded by the coding sequence ATGTTCAACAACACAATTCGTAAAACACATGCTATTCGCACCGCCGCGGCGTGTGTGGCATTAGCGCTGATGAGCGCCAGTGCGCAGGCCGCGACAGAAATTCCTTTCTGGCACTCCATGGAAGGCGAATTAGGGAAAGAAGTGAATTCTCTGGCTGACCGTTTTAACAAAACACACAGCGATGTAAAAATTGTGCCGGTCTATAAAGGCAACTACGAACAGAACCTGGCTGCCGGGATTGCCGCCTACCGCGCCGGGAATGCGCCCGCTATTTTGCAGGTCTATGAAGTCGGTACGGCGACCATGATGGCAAGTAAAGCCATCAAGCCTGTCTATGAAGTCTTCAAAGAGTCAGGCATTGATTTCGATGAGTCGGTGTTTGTGCCGACTGTCTCCGGTTATTACACCGATGCGAAGAGCGGCCACCTGCTGTCGCAGCCGTTTAACAGCTCTACTCCGGTGTTGTACTACAACAAAGATGCCTTCAAGAAGGCCGGTTTAGATCCTGAGCAACCGCCGAAAACCTGGCAGCAAATGGCTGACTACACCGCCAAACTGCGTGCAGCCGGGATGAAGTGCGGCTATGCCAGCGGCTGGCAGGGCTGGATTCAGATTGAAAACTTCAGCGCCTGGCACGGTCTGCCAGTTGCGAGCAAGAATAACGGCTTTGACGGCACCGATGCCGTACTGGAATTCAACAAGCCGACGCAGGTTAAGCACATTCAGCTGTTGCAGGACATGAACAAGAAGGGTGACTTCACCTATTTCGGGCGCAAGGATGAGCCGACCGAGAAATTCTACAACGGCGACTGCGCCATCACGACCGCTTCTTCTGGTTCTCTGGCGAACATCCGGGAACACGCCAAGTTCAACTATGGCGTTGGCATGATGCCATATGACGCTGATGCGAAAGGCGCACCGCAGAACGCCATTATCGGCGGAGCCAGCCTGTGGGTGATGGGCGGTAAAGATGCCGCGACCTACAAAGGCGTGGCAGAGTTTATGAAGTTCCTGGCCGAGCCGGAAAATGCTGCTGAATGGCACCAGAAAACCGGTTACCTGCCAATTACTACTGCGGCGTATGAGCTGACGCAGAAGCAGGGCTTCTACGAGAAAAACCCAGGTGCGGATATCGCCACGCGTCAGATGCTGAACAAGCCACCGTTGCCGTTCACCAAAGGCCTGCGTTTGGGCAACATGCCGCAAATTCGTACCGTTGTGGATGAAGAATTAGAAAGCGTATGGACAGGTAAGAAGACGCCTCAACAGGCGTTGGATAGCGCAGTCGAACGCGGTAACGCGCTGCTGCGTCGCTTTGAGCAATCGACGAAGTAA
- the ugpA gene encoding sn-glycerol-3-phosphate ABC transporter permease UgpA has product MTSSRPVFRSSWLPYVLVLPQLLITVIFFIWPAGQALWYSVQNLDPFGLSSEFVGMENFRQLFNNPYYLDSFYTTLIFSFLVAGFGMLISLFLAALVDYVIRASRLYQTLIILPYAVAPAVAAVLWMFLFNPGLGLITHFLGLMGYTWNHAQHSGQAMFLVVLASVWKQISYNFLFFLAALQSIPRSLVEAGAIDGAGPVRRFFNLVLPMISPVSFFLLVVNLVYAFFDTFPIIDAATAGGPVQSTTTLIYKIYREGFAGLDLSSSAAQSVVLMMLVIGLTIIQFRFVERKVNYQ; this is encoded by the coding sequence ATGACATCATCCCGCCCCGTTTTTCGCAGCAGTTGGTTGCCTTACGTGCTGGTGTTACCTCAACTGCTGATTACCGTGATTTTCTTTATCTGGCCCGCTGGCCAGGCGCTGTGGTATTCGGTGCAGAATCTCGATCCGTTTGGGTTATCCAGCGAATTTGTCGGCATGGAAAACTTCAGGCAGTTGTTCAATAACCCTTACTACCTCGATTCGTTCTATACCACGCTGATATTCAGCTTTCTGGTAGCCGGGTTTGGCATGCTGATTTCACTCTTTCTGGCCGCGCTGGTGGACTATGTGATCCGTGCCAGTCGCCTGTACCAGACGTTGATCATCCTGCCCTATGCTGTGGCACCTGCTGTCGCTGCCGTATTGTGGATGTTCTTATTTAACCCCGGTCTGGGGCTGATTACCCATTTTCTCGGGCTGATGGGCTACACGTGGAACCACGCGCAGCACAGCGGTCAGGCGATGTTTTTAGTCGTCCTTGCGTCGGTCTGGAAGCAGATTAGCTATAACTTCCTGTTCTTTCTCGCGGCGCTGCAATCGATCCCCCGTTCACTGGTAGAAGCGGGCGCGATTGATGGCGCTGGGCCCGTACGGCGTTTCTTCAATCTGGTGTTACCCATGATCTCACCGGTGAGCTTCTTCCTGCTGGTGGTCAATCTGGTGTACGCCTTTTTCGACACCTTCCCGATTATCGATGCCGCGACGGCCGGTGGGCCAGTGCAGTCGACGACCACGCTGATCTACAAAATTTATCGCGAGGGCTTCGCAGGGCTGGATCTGTCCAGTTCGGCAGCGCAGTCGGTGGTGCTGATGATGCTGGTTATCGGGCTGACCATTATTCAGTTCCGTTTTGTTGAACGGAAGGTGAACTATCAATGA
- the ugpE gene encoding sn-glycerol-3-phosphate ABC transporter permease UgpE: protein MIENRRGLDIFSHVMLIVGILAVLFPLYVGFVAATLDNQEVFQAPMTLIPGTHLWENLRYIWLHGAGNNTTPFGLMLLNSFVMALAITVGKITVSILSAYAIVYFRFPLRNLFFWMIFLTLMLPVEVRIFPTVEVIARLDMMDSYTGLTLPLMASATATFLFRQFFMTLPDELMEAARIDGASPMRFFFDMVLPLSKTNLAALFVITFIYGWNQYLWPLLIISDANLGTAVAGIKSMIASGDGATQWNQVMAAMLLTMLPPLLVVLLMQRWFVRGLVDSEK, encoded by the coding sequence ATGATTGAGAATCGTCGCGGGTTAGATATTTTCAGCCACGTCATGCTGATCGTCGGCATCCTTGCCGTCTTGTTTCCGCTGTACGTGGGGTTTGTGGCCGCCACGCTGGATAATCAGGAAGTCTTTCAGGCGCCGATGACGCTCATCCCCGGTACACACCTGTGGGAAAACCTGCGTTATATCTGGCTGCACGGCGCGGGCAACAACACTACGCCGTTCGGACTGATGCTGCTCAACAGCTTTGTGATGGCACTGGCGATTACGGTGGGCAAAATTACCGTATCGATCCTGTCCGCTTACGCCATCGTCTATTTCCGTTTTCCGCTGCGCAACTTGTTCTTCTGGATGATTTTCCTGACGCTGATGCTGCCGGTGGAAGTACGTATTTTCCCGACGGTGGAAGTGATCGCTCGGCTGGACATGATGGACAGTTACACCGGTTTAACGCTGCCGCTGATGGCCTCGGCGACCGCGACTTTCCTGTTTCGCCAGTTTTTTATGACGCTGCCGGATGAGCTGATGGAAGCGGCACGTATCGACGGCGCCAGCCCGATGCGTTTCTTCTTCGACATGGTTTTACCGCTGTCGAAGACCAATCTGGCGGCGCTGTTCGTGATCACGTTCATCTACGGCTGGAACCAGTATCTGTGGCCGCTGCTGATTATCAGCGATGCCAATCTGGGGACTGCGGTCGCCGGGATTAAAAGCATGATTGCTTCCGGCGATGGCGCGACCCAGTGGAATCAGGTGATGGCCGCTATGCTGCTGACCATGCTGCCGCCGCTGCTGGTGGTGTTACTGATGCAGCGCTGGTTCGTTCGCGGTCTGGTCGACAGCGAAAAATAA
- a CDS encoding sn-glycerol-3-phosphate import ATP-binding protein UgpC, translated as MACLKLQAVTKSYDGKTQIIQPIDLDVADGEFVVMVGPSGCGKSTLLRMVAGPERTTSGDIYIDNQRVTDLEPKDRGIAMVFQNYALYPHMNVFDNMAYGLKIRGFGKAQIRERVEDAARILELMPLLQRKPRELSGGQRQRVAMGRAIVREPAVFLFDEPLSNLDAKLRVQMRLELQQLHQRLKTTSLYVTHDQVEAMTLAQRVIVMNKGIAEQIGAPADIYRRPASLFVASFIGSPAMNLWSGRISDDGCRFEIGGDIALALPEPKPQWRGKALTLGVRPEHIQLATRETDGIPLQIDTLELLGADNLAHGKWGGQNVIARLSYEHCPAIGSTLWLHLPTSSWHLFDSQSGLRME; from the coding sequence ATGGCATGTTTAAAACTTCAGGCCGTCACCAAGTCTTACGATGGCAAAACACAGATTATCCAACCCATCGATCTGGATGTCGCTGACGGCGAATTCGTGGTGATGGTGGGTCCATCGGGTTGCGGTAAATCGACGCTGCTGCGCATGGTGGCAGGCCCCGAACGCACCACCAGCGGCGATATCTATATTGATAACCAGCGGGTCACCGATCTGGAACCGAAAGATCGCGGTATTGCGATGGTGTTCCAGAACTATGCGCTTTATCCCCATATGAACGTGTTCGACAACATGGCTTACGGCCTGAAAATCCGTGGTTTCGGCAAGGCGCAGATTCGTGAGCGTGTTGAAGACGCTGCGCGCATTCTGGAGCTGATGCCGCTGCTGCAACGCAAACCGCGTGAGCTATCAGGCGGCCAGCGTCAGCGCGTGGCGATGGGGCGGGCGATTGTACGTGAACCGGCGGTGTTCCTATTTGATGAACCGTTGTCGAATCTGGATGCCAAACTGCGCGTACAGATGCGGCTGGAATTGCAGCAACTGCACCAGCGCCTGAAAACTACCAGTCTGTACGTCACGCACGATCAGGTTGAAGCCATGACACTGGCGCAGCGCGTCATCGTCATGAACAAAGGGATCGCCGAGCAAATTGGCGCGCCGGCTGATATTTATCGCCGCCCGGCCTCGCTATTTGTGGCCAGTTTTATTGGCTCACCTGCCATGAACCTGTGGTCGGGCCGCATTAGCGATGACGGCTGCCGCTTTGAAATCGGCGGCGACATCGCGCTGGCGCTGCCTGAGCCGAAGCCGCAGTGGCGCGGTAAAGCATTGACGCTGGGGGTACGACCGGAGCATATTCAGCTGGCAACGCGCGAAACCGACGGTATTCCGTTGCAGATCGACACACTCGAACTGCTGGGCGCGGATAATTTAGCGCACGGTAAGTGGGGCGGACAGAACGTGATCGCGCGGCTCTCTTATGAGCACTGTCCCGCCATTGGTTCGACGCTTTGGCTGCATTTACCGACGTCATCCTGGCACCTGTTTGATTCGCAAAGCGGATTACGGATGGAATAA
- the ugpQ gene encoding glycerophosphodiester phosphodiesterase gives METIWPYPSIVAHRGGGSLAPENTLAAIDVGASLGHKMIEFDAKLSQDGQIFLLHDDTLERTSNGWGIAGELPWDKLVGLDVGGWYGHKFVGERLPLLSEVAKRCVQYGMAANIEIKPTTGYETETGRVIALAARQLWADHPVAPLLSSFSIDALEAAQQAAPELPRGLLLDEWDEGWLTLTQRLGCVSIHLNHKLLTAERVAALKAAGLRILVYTVNQPDRAQTLLDWGVDCICTDRIDLIGASFATG, from the coding sequence ATGGAAACAATCTGGCCTTACCCGAGCATTGTCGCCCATCGCGGCGGTGGTTCACTGGCACCGGAAAACACGCTGGCGGCGATTGATGTTGGCGCCAGCCTCGGTCACAAGATGATCGAATTTGATGCCAAGCTGTCGCAGGACGGCCAGATTTTCCTCCTGCACGACGACACGCTTGAGCGCACCAGCAATGGCTGGGGCATTGCAGGAGAACTGCCGTGGGACAAGCTGGTCGGGCTGGATGTCGGCGGCTGGTACGGCCATAAATTTGTTGGTGAACGCCTGCCGCTGCTATCGGAAGTGGCAAAACGCTGCGTGCAGTATGGCATGGCGGCCAATATCGAGATTAAACCCACTACCGGATATGAAACCGAAACCGGACGGGTGATTGCGCTGGCGGCGCGTCAGCTGTGGGCCGATCATCCGGTTGCACCGCTACTGTCATCGTTCTCCATCGATGCCCTGGAAGCCGCGCAGCAGGCTGCACCGGAACTCCCGCGCGGGCTGTTACTGGATGAATGGGACGAGGGCTGGCTGACGCTAACGCAGCGTCTGGGATGCGTGTCCATCCACCTGAATCACAAACTGCTGACGGCAGAGCGCGTTGCGGCGCTGAAAGCCGCGGGTTTACGCATTCTGGTTTATACCGTTAACCAACCTGATCGCGCGCAAACTTTGCTGGATTGGGGCGTTGACTGTATCTGTACTGACCGGATAGATTTAATTGGGGCAAGCTTCGCGACCGGCTGA
- a CDS encoding AEC family transporter, whose translation MPAFIVSLWHQIFLSLPLFVLIALGYSLIRYGKWPTTVTDGMTRFVFSVAMPAMLFRLMSDFSQRPVVDARLLIAFFGGCLLVFVLGRIVARKIFHLDGVSGSLFALSGIFSNNVMLGLPIATLMLGEEAIPSVALVVVFNGLILWTLVTVSVEWARNGALSLQGFTKTALGVLKNPLIIGILSGTAFSLTGLPLPSYIDQPLSMLGQIAAPLSLVALGMGLAEYRVRDGWQISTAICTIKLLVQPLVIWGIAIALGLPEMETRAVVLLGSMAVGVNVYLMSRQFGVLGGPVASSLLLSTAMAALTTPLILTLMGVRL comes from the coding sequence ATGCCCGCATTTATTGTTTCGCTTTGGCACCAGATTTTTCTGTCGTTACCCCTCTTTGTTCTGATTGCGCTCGGCTACAGCCTGATTCGCTACGGTAAATGGCCGACTACCGTGACCGACGGCATGACGCGCTTTGTCTTCTCCGTCGCCATGCCCGCCATGCTGTTCCGCCTGATGTCGGATTTCTCCCAACGTCCTGTGGTGGACGCTCGGCTGCTGATCGCCTTTTTCGGCGGCTGCCTGCTGGTGTTTGTCTTAGGCCGCATCGTGGCGCGCAAGATCTTTCATCTCGATGGCGTCTCCGGCTCGCTGTTTGCACTGAGCGGCATCTTTTCCAATAACGTGATGCTGGGGCTGCCGATTGCCACGCTGATGCTGGGTGAAGAAGCGATTCCGTCGGTCGCGCTGGTGGTGGTGTTTAACGGGCTGATTTTGTGGACGTTGGTGACGGTGTCGGTGGAATGGGCGCGTAACGGGGCGTTGTCGCTGCAAGGCTTTACCAAAACCGCGCTGGGTGTGCTGAAGAACCCGCTGATTATCGGCATTCTGTCCGGTACGGCGTTCAGCCTGACCGGCTTGCCGCTGCCGTCATATATCGATCAGCCGCTTTCCATGCTGGGGCAGATTGCCGCACCGCTGTCGCTGGTGGCGTTGGGGATGGGGCTGGCGGAATACCGCGTGCGTGACGGTTGGCAGATCAGTACGGCGATTTGCACGATCAAGCTGCTGGTACAGCCGCTGGTGATCTGGGGGATTGCGATTGCACTTGGCCTGCCGGAAATGGAAACGCGTGCAGTTGTGCTGCTGGGGTCGATGGCGGTGGGCGTCAACGTCTATCTGATGTCGCGCCAGTTTGGTGTGCTGGGTGGCCCAGTGGCATCAAGCCTGCTGCTATCAACGGCGATGGCGGCATTAACCACGCCGTTGATTCTGACGCTGATGGGTGTGCGGTTATAA
- a CDS encoding tRNA (cytidine(34)-2'-O)-methyltransferase — MFHIALYEPQIAPNTGNIIRLAANNGCTLHLIEPLGFDFEEKKLRRAGLDYHDLANVSRHKNYQDFLAAVPGKRIFACTTKGSRPYDQPAYQSGDVLLFGSETSGLPDEIRNGFESDFRIRIPMQSNNRSLNLSNAVAIISYEAWRQNGFGGCL, encoded by the coding sequence ATGTTCCATATCGCGCTCTATGAGCCTCAAATTGCACCAAACACCGGCAATATTATCCGACTGGCGGCTAACAACGGCTGTACGCTTCATTTGATTGAACCGCTGGGGTTTGATTTTGAAGAGAAAAAACTGCGCCGTGCAGGGCTGGATTATCACGATCTGGCGAACGTCAGCCGTCATAAAAATTATCAGGACTTTCTGGCCGCCGTTCCCGGCAAGCGCATCTTCGCCTGTACCACCAAAGGCAGTCGCCCTTATGACCAGCCAGCCTACCAGTCAGGTGATGTCTTGCTGTTTGGCTCGGAAACGTCGGGGTTACCGGATGAGATTCGCAATGGCTTTGAATCGGATTTCCGTATCCGCATCCCTATGCAGTCCAACAATCGCAGCCTGAACCTGTCGAATGCGGTAGCGATCATCAGCTATGAAGCCTGGCGGCAAAACGGCTTCGGCGGTTGCCTGTAG